GCAGGCCTTTGGTCTCAATCTCGCCGGTACCATGGGCATCACGCTGATCGGGCTCGCTTTCATGGCGTTGGTGGCAGCGATCAATTTCCGCGGCGTCGGCGAAAGCGTGAAGACGAACGTGGTGCTGACCTGTGTGGAATTGTCGGGCCTGCTGATCATCATCTTCATTGGCCTGTGGGCGATCGGGGCGGGACAAGGCGACGTTTCGCGCGCGTTCGAATTCCGCACGTCGCCTGACACCAGTTTCGTCTGGCCGGTGATTGCGGCAACGACGCTCGCCTTTTTCGCGATGGTCGGCTTTGAGGATTCCGTCAACATGGCGGAAGAAACGAAGGACCCGACCCGTATCTTCCCGAAGATATTGCTGGCCGGGCTGTTCATCACCGGCGCGATTTATGTCCTGGTTTCGATATCGGCAATCACGCTGGTCTCACCGGCCGAACTCGGCACCGGCGAAACGCCGCTCCTGAAAGTTGTGCAGGCTGGCGCGCCGAATTTCCCAGTCTGGATTTTTGGTTTTATCACCATGTTTGCAGTGGCGAACTCCGCGCTCATCAACATGCTGATGGCGAGCCGGCTGGTCTATGGCATGAGCCGGGAGCATGTGCTGCCGGGTGCGCTCGGCAAGGTGCATGTGACGCGGCGCACGCCTTATGTCGCCATCGGCTTCACCACATTGCTTGCTTTTGTACTCATCACCTTTGTCGGCGAAATCCCCGCACTCGGTGGCACCACGGCGTTGCTGCTACTCTGCGTGTTCACGGTCGTCAATGTTGCGGTGCTGGTGCTGCGCAAGGACCGTGTTGAACACAAGCATTTCAGGACACCAACGATCGTGCCGGTGTTGGGCGCACTGACCTGCGCATTTCTCGTTGGGCCGTGGACTGGCCGCGATCCGGCGCAATACCGGATTGCCGGCGTTCTGCTTGCAATCGGTGTTGTGCTGTGGGTGGTGACGGTGTTCGTCAACCGCACCACCGGTGTGAAGCCGACCGATCCGCTGATGCAGGACATCGGCGGAAGCGGGCCGCAGAATTAGTTCGTTTCCGCTTATTCCTGGGCTTTCGCGTGACGAGCGGTTACATTCAGTTAAATTTCAGCGCCTGCGTCGCCAGCGCCGCACCGTCCACCAGCGCGCGCAACTTGGCCCAGGCGATCTGCGCATGGGTGCGTTCGCCGAAGCCGCAATCGGTCCCGGCAATGACGTTCTCCTTGCCGACGAGACGCGCATATCGCTGGATGCGTTCGCTCACGAGTTCGGGATGTTCGATCGTGTCGGTGGCATGCGCGACGACACCGGGAATGAGGATCTTGCCCTTCGGCAGACGGACGTTTTCCCATACATGATATTCGTGCTCGTGGCGCGCATTGGCGCCCTCGATCAGGTAACCCTGCGCCTTCACACGCAGCAGGACATCGACGATATCGTATAGCGGAATATCGAAGGCATGGGGCCCGTGCCAGCTTCCCCAGCACAAGTGATAGCGGATACGTTCTTCCGGGATATTACGAAGCGCGTGATTGAGCGCGGCGACTCGAAGCGAGCAATATTTGATGAATGCATCGAGTCCCATTTTGACGCCGATGCGATCCCATAACGCGACAAGCCACGCATCATCGACCTGCACGATGAAGCCGGCATTGGCGATCATCTCGTATTCGGCGCGCATCGCTTCAGCAAGCGCGAAGACGAACTCTTCCGTCGTCTTATAATAGGCGTTGGTGTGATAGGGCTCGAGACTTGCTGGCGCCGTCGTCGTCAGGAAATAATCCTCCAGGTCATTGCCGGCGATCGACTGGCGATACAGATCGAGCTCCTTCTGAAGTGTCGCCTGTCCGGCATAAGCGATGGGGCCTGTGCAGACCCACCGGTTGCGGCGCACGGCCGGTGCCTTCTGCGTGACGTAAAACAGCGTCCCGCGTTCGGCCGCGTATCGATAGAAATCGCCAAAGACCTCACGATCGCGCCCCTGCCCAATCAGCGGTGGGCTGGAATCCTTGGCGACTTCAAATCCGCTCAGCCGTCCGTCGATATAGCTGAGCCAGTCGCCGCCCTTGGTGAATTCACCCTCGTTGACGATGTCGAGCCCCGTCTCTTGCTGCGCAGCAATGATGGCCGAAATATCGGCCGAAACGGGTAATTGGCCCGCAGATGCGGCTTCACCGCGGCCCGGCAAGCTGCCAACATGCGTGGTCAGGATTTTTGTCGTGCTGCGCCGCATGCAAGCGTCTCCTCATTCCTTGACGTCCATAGCGACCCGCCGCAAGCGCCATTGATTTTGGCGTTGGACAGGCGCAGAATAAACAAGCTGATTAGCTTGTTTTTATCTGTCAATCAAAAACAACCTTCGCCGTGAAAATGCGGCGGATCGCACGGGATGAAGCACGCGACGGAGAGAAGCTCATGTGCAAGGCATTCGTCAGCAAAATTTTGGTATGCAAGACATTCGCTTGCAAGACATTCATCATGGCAACGCTTGGCGCGCTCTTGGTGCTCGCAACGACCGCCCAGGCGCAGGACACGATCAAGATCGGTCTCATCATGCCGTATTCCGGACAGTTCGCCGATACGGCTGTGCAGATGGACAATGGCATCAAGCTTTATGTGCAACGCTACGGCGCGACGGTCGCCGGGAAGAAGATCGAGTTCATCCGCAAGGATACCGGTGGTGTTGCGCCGGATGTGGCAAAGCGGCTCGCGCAGGAGCTGGTTGTGCGCGATGGCGTCGATATTCTCGCCGGTTTCGTGCTAACACCGAATGCGCTGGCCGCTGCCGATGTCTCCGCCTCGGCGAAGAAGCTGATGGTGATCATGAACGCTGGCACTTCGATCATCACGACCAAGTCACCTTATGCCGTGCGAACGTCCGTAACGTTGCCGCAGGTGTCTGAAGCCTTTGGACAATGGGCGGCGAAGAACAGCGTGAAGAAGGTCTATACCATGGTGTCGGATTTCGGTCCGGGCCACGATGCGGAGCAAGGTTTTCAGCGCGCCTTCAAGGAAGCGGGCGGCGAGATCATCGGCTCGGTCCGTTTCCCGGTCGCCAATCCGGATTTCTCGGCATTCGTGCAGCGGGCCAAGGATCTCAATCCGGAAGCGATCTTCCTGTTCGTGCCGGCAGGCGCACAGCCGGCGGCTTTCGCGAAAGCGCTGGCGGAGCGCGGCCTCGACGCAAAGAAAGTCAAGGTGCTCGGCACCGGCGAAGTCACCGCCGAAGCGGCGCTCAAAGGCATGGGCGACGCTTCGCTCGGCATTCTCACCGCGTGGAATTACGATCCTCAGCATGACACCGGCAGCAACAAGGCGTTCGTGAAGGATTACGTCTCAGCTTTCGGGCGCACGCCGGACTTCATGTCAGCCGGCGGCTATGACGGCATGCACCTCATTTACGAGGCGCTGAAAAAGACTGGCGGCAAGACCGACGGCGATGCACTGATCACTGCCACCAAAGGCATGGCATGGGAGAGCCCGCGCGGCCCAATCGCGATTGATCCGGAGACGCGCGATGTGGTGCAGAACATCTATATCCGCCGCGTGGAGAAGATCGAAGGGGTGCCGGTCAACGTGATCATCGACACGATCAAGGACATGAAGGATCCGGTCCTCGCGCGGATGAGGAAATAGCGGTCATTATTTTGAGGACGGAGTCCCCATACACCCCGCTCATTCCGGCGCAAGCGAGAATCCAGCTTGCTTGACTCTGGGTCCCCGCTTTCGCGGGGACGAGCGGCGGATCTCAGGCTTCGGCGCCAGCGTGCGCAGTTCCGCGATCACCGGGCGATACAGCGACGGCGGCAGCCCCCATGCTGAGAGCATCGCCGCGCCCCGGAAAACACAATTTGCAAGATTGATGAAGCGCGCGATGTCCCTGCGGGCATATCCGGCACGTTCGAAGGCTTCGAGCCAGAGCTGATCGTGGCGCTTGCGGTTCTCCTTGAACAGCACATGCATGATGTGTTGGATTTTCCGGTCGGTCCGGGCCGCCATCGCCAGTTCGAGCAGGGCGATATAATCGTCGCTGAGGAAGAAGAAGCTGGAGCTGGTCATGAAGGCATCAAGCGGATCGGCCGTGGCCGGTGTCCGGCCCGCTTTTTGACGCGAGCGTATTTCGGCACGGCGAAGGGCGGCTTTCCAGGCCGCTTCGATCAGATCGTATTTGGTCTTGAAGTAATTCTCGCGGGCGCCGCGCGACACTCTGGCACGGGCCGCGACGGCGATGGTGCTGAAGCCGGAATAGCCGCGACGAACGAGCAGGTCGATCGCGGCCCGGAGAATTTTGTCGGTGGTCTCTTGCCGGCGCTGCGCCTGCGTGCGGCGTGATCTTGCCGTTGTGCTCGTTCGGCGCGCTTTTGTTTTCCGCGTTGTTGTCATTTCGGCTTTCGCACCCCAGAGGCCTCAAACCTAGCCTGCGGGGTGCGAAAGAGAAATGCACTCAGAACCTGAATCCCATGCCGCCGCCGCGCCCCCCGCGGGGATCATGTTGCGGGCGTGGGCGGGGCGAGTGCATACCGCCCGGCATACGCGGCGGACGCCCGCCGCCAATGCCGATCGGCGGGACGCCCTGCACCCGGGGCGGATAGCCCGGATGCCGGCCGGGTCCGGTGCAATTGCAGGGGCGTGCGGGACCGGGAACGCGGACGATCTTCACCACCTCATGCGGCACCTTCACCTCTTTCACCACCTCGCGGGTGACGGTGCGGATTTCGGGCGGTGACGGCACTTTCACTTCTTTCACGACTTCCTTTATGACCGTGCGGATCTCCGGCGGCGACGGCACCTTTATTTCCTTCACCACCGTGCGCACTTCCGGCACGCGAACTTCACGCACAATCGTGCGAATCTCGGGCTGGTTGTTCAGGGCATTGGCGGTGAGACCCAGCACCGGAGAAATGGATCGCGCGAATGACAACCGCGTTTTCGCCCGTTCCTCAAGCCGGCGCGCCGTCTCGGTCAGATCGCTGTCGGGATACCGTGCAAGGAAGGCTGCGAAAGCCGCGGGCGTATTGAGCGTCACCGCTTCCAGCCAGGCAATCATCATCTGCCGCCGATCAAGGATCGACCGGATCTGCGAGGCCAACGCATCGCTGCCATAGAGCGCGAGATATTGTTCATAGACCGTCACATCGTCTTCGCGGATGGCGACGTCAAAGGCGGCGCGCGGGGTCAGGCCTTGCAATTCCTTGCGCCAGGCATCCGTGGTCTTATCGCGGCTCGCATCCTGTTTCAGTGGGGTTGCGCCAGGGAAGAACGAGAACGGCTCGGTCAACGCCGAGACTTCCCATGGCGTCTGCCGCCCGCTGGTCACGCCATGCACCGTGAGACGCACATTCTTCAATGCCGTTTCGATCGGCAGCCCCGGCTCCTTGGCCGACTTGATGAGCGCTTGCGCGAACGGCGAATTGTTCCCCGATCCGTCTTCGGCCGTGGCACCCGGTGAGGTGGAATAGGCGACCAGTGTACCGGCCGGAGCATTGACCAGTGCCAACCCGCGTGGCGCATTCCTGGCGATATCGGCAAAGGGGTTGTCCCGGCAGGCATCGAGGATCACGATCCGCGTCTTGCTGCGGACCGTATCCAGCATCGACATCAGATCGGCAAGCCGCATGGTTTCCAGCGGCACATCGGCCTCACGGCCGATGGTGGCGTCGACCGGAATGAGAAAGTTCTCGCCGTCGACCTGCAGGCCGTGACCAGCGTAATAGATCAATGCGACCGTGTCGTCCGGCTTGCCGGAGATCTGATTGGTGAAGAAGCGGATCGCCCGGCTCATGCTGGTCTTGTCGAGATCGGTGGCCGCGGTCACTTCAAAGCCGGCATCCTTCAGCAGTGCGCTCACGGCGGTCGCATCGCGACCGGGATTGGTGAGCGGGCTGACATTTTTGTATTGCGAATTGCCGATCACAAGGGCGAAACGATCCTGAGCGGAAGCCGTGACCGCACTCGCGGACCAGGCTGCCAGCATCAGACTTAGGGAGGTCAGAACGCGAAGCATCACACTCTTCCCTTCTTCAAGATGGCGGCATCATGGCCCGATGCCGGCGCAGTTGCGTGACGGCACATCTCTCCCTGCCGCCAGAGGCAATACGGCGCGCAAATCGAGCCCGAGAATTGGTCGCGCCGGACAGATCGAAGGTTCGAAGTCAATTTCTAGCATTTGGCCGGCGTGCCGTCCCGCATGGTGCTTGCCATCATGGTCAAGTTTTTGGCAATGACCGTCGATGTCACAGGTCCCCTTGAAAGTGCTCGCCGCTTCCGTCGCCATCATTGGCGGCGGTCCTGCAGGTCTCATCGCCGCGGAGACGCTGGCGCGTCATGGCCATCACGTCACCGTGTATGAGCGCATGCCCTCGCTCGGCCGCAAATTTCTTCTCGCGGGTCGCGGCGGGCTGAACCTGACGCATTCGGAGGATTTATCGCAATTTTTAACGCGGTATGGCGCGGCGGAAAAACACCTGCGGCGCGCGATCGAGGCGTTTCCGCCGGAACGTTTGCAGGCGTTCAGCGAGGAGCTGGATCAGCCGACCTTCGTGGGTACCAGCGGGCGCGTGTTTCCGAAAGCCATGAAAGCTTCGCCCTTGCTGCGTGCGTGGCTGCGGCGGCTCGATGCGATGGGCGTGCGCTTTGCACTTCGACATCGCTGGCGTGGATGGGACGCGGACAACGCATTGCTGTTCGACACTCCCGATGGAGTGGTGGCGGTCACGGCGGATGCGACGGTGCTGGCGCTCGGCGGCGCAAGCTGGCCGCGCATGGGATCGGACGGCGGATGGGTGGCGATCCTGCGGCAGCAGGGCATCGATGTGTCGGATCTTCGTTCCGCCAATTGCGGCTTCCTTGCAGACTGGTCGGAGCATCTTCGGCGCTACGAAGGCCAACCGCTGAAGCGTGTGGCCTTGTCCGCCGACGGCGTTTCGACACGCAGCGAAGCGATGATTACGGTGTCGGGACTTGAAGGCGGAGGCATTTATGCGTTGTCGCCTTACTTGCGGAGCGCAATTGAGAAAACCGGCGAGGCTATTCTGACGGTCGATCTGCTTCCCGACATGACGGCGGCGGAGGCGGCGAAGCGCATCGGTGTGCCGCGCGGCAAGCAATCGCTGTCGAGCAGGTTGCGCAAATCGGTTTCGTTGTCGCCCGTCGCCATCGCACTGGCGCAGGAAGCGATGCAGGGCAAGCTTGCCACGCTGACGCCGGGCGTGATGGCGGCAAAGCTGAAAGCGTTACCGGTGCGGCTGAC
The genomic region above belongs to Pseudorhodoplanes sinuspersici and contains:
- a CDS encoding NAD(P)/FAD-dependent oxidoreductase, producing the protein MSQVPLKVLAASVAIIGGGPAGLIAAETLARHGHHVTVYERMPSLGRKFLLAGRGGLNLTHSEDLSQFLTRYGAAEKHLRRAIEAFPPERLQAFSEELDQPTFVGTSGRVFPKAMKASPLLRAWLRRLDAMGVRFALRHRWRGWDADNALLFDTPDGVVAVTADATVLALGGASWPRMGSDGGWVAILRQQGIDVSDLRSANCGFLADWSEHLRRYEGQPLKRVALSADGVSTRSEAMITVSGLEGGGIYALSPYLRSAIEKTGEAILTVDLLPDMTAAEAAKRIGVPRGKQSLSSRLRKSVSLSPVAIALAQEAMQGKLATLTPGVMAAKLKALPVRLTGVAPIARAISSAGGVTFDELDSHYMVKRKPGLFVAGEMLDWEAPTGGYLLQACFATGVAAGEGAARWLAEDAEGAA
- a CDS encoding ABC transporter substrate-binding protein, with amino-acid sequence MATLGALLVLATTAQAQDTIKIGLIMPYSGQFADTAVQMDNGIKLYVQRYGATVAGKKIEFIRKDTGGVAPDVAKRLAQELVVRDGVDILAGFVLTPNALAAADVSASAKKLMVIMNAGTSIITTKSPYAVRTSVTLPQVSEAFGQWAAKNSVKKVYTMVSDFGPGHDAEQGFQRAFKEAGGEIIGSVRFPVANPDFSAFVQRAKDLNPEAIFLFVPAGAQPAAFAKALAERGLDAKKVKVLGTGEVTAEAALKGMGDASLGILTAWNYDPQHDTGSNKAFVKDYVSAFGRTPDFMSAGGYDGMHLIYEALKKTGGKTDGDALITATKGMAWESPRGPIAIDPETRDVVQNIYIRRVEKIEGVPVNVIIDTIKDMKDPVLARMRK
- a CDS encoding APC family permease, whose translation is MTVLAEGQMSHDAVAEQPELKRVMGPWLLLLFIVGDILGTGIYALTGQVAKQVGGVVWLPFLVAFVVALLTAFSYLELVTKYPRAAGAALYTHRAFGIHFFTFIVAFAVMCSGITSSATASRAFAANFSQAFGLNLAGTMGITLIGLAFMALVAAINFRGVGESVKTNVVLTCVELSGLLIIIFIGLWAIGAGQGDVSRAFEFRTSPDTSFVWPVIAATTLAFFAMVGFEDSVNMAEETKDPTRIFPKILLAGLFITGAIYVLVSISAITLVSPAELGTGETPLLKVVQAGAPNFPVWIFGFITMFAVANSALINMLMASRLVYGMSREHVLPGALGKVHVTRRTPYVAIGFTTLLAFVLITFVGEIPALGGTTALLLLCVFTVVNVAVLVLRKDRVEHKHFRTPTIVPVLGALTCAFLVGPWTGRDPAQYRIAGVLLAIGVVLWVVTVFVNRTTGVKPTDPLMQDIGGSGPQN
- a CDS encoding caspase family protein; its protein translation is MLRVLTSLSLMLAAWSASAVTASAQDRFALVIGNSQYKNVSPLTNPGRDATAVSALLKDAGFEVTAATDLDKTSMSRAIRFFTNQISGKPDDTVALIYYAGHGLQVDGENFLIPVDATIGREADVPLETMRLADLMSMLDTVRSKTRIVILDACRDNPFADIARNAPRGLALVNAPAGTLVAYSTSPGATAEDGSGNNSPFAQALIKSAKEPGLPIETALKNVRLTVHGVTSGRQTPWEVSALTEPFSFFPGATPLKQDASRDKTTDAWRKELQGLTPRAAFDVAIREDDVTVYEQYLALYGSDALASQIRSILDRRQMMIAWLEAVTLNTPAAFAAFLARYPDSDLTETARRLEERAKTRLSFARSISPVLGLTANALNNQPEIRTIVREVRVPEVRTVVKEIKVPSPPEIRTVIKEVVKEVKVPSPPEIRTVTREVVKEVKVPHEVVKIVRVPGPARPCNCTGPGRHPGYPPRVQGVPPIGIGGGRPPRMPGGMHSPRPRPQHDPRGGRGGGMGFRF
- a CDS encoding cobalamin-independent methionine synthase II family protein — its product is MRRSTTKILTTHVGSLPGRGEAASAGQLPVSADISAIIAAQQETGLDIVNEGEFTKGGDWLSYIDGRLSGFEVAKDSSPPLIGQGRDREVFGDFYRYAAERGTLFYVTQKAPAVRRNRWVCTGPIAYAGQATLQKELDLYRQSIAGNDLEDYFLTTTAPASLEPYHTNAYYKTTEEFVFALAEAMRAEYEMIANAGFIVQVDDAWLVALWDRIGVKMGLDAFIKYCSLRVAALNHALRNIPEERIRYHLCWGSWHGPHAFDIPLYDIVDVLLRVKAQGYLIEGANARHEHEYHVWENVRLPKGKILIPGVVAHATDTIEHPELVSERIQRYARLVGKENVIAGTDCGFGERTHAQIAWAKLRALVDGAALATQALKFN
- a CDS encoding TetR/AcrR family transcriptional regulator, whose amino-acid sequence is MTTTRKTKARRTSTTARSRRTQAQRRQETTDKILRAAIDLLVRRGYSGFSTIAVAARARVSRGARENYFKTKYDLIEAAWKAALRRAEIRSRQKAGRTPATADPLDAFMTSSSFFFLSDDYIALLELAMAARTDRKIQHIMHVLFKENRKRHDQLWLEAFERAGYARRDIARFINLANCVFRGAAMLSAWGLPPSLYRPVIAELRTLAPKPEIRRSSPRKRGPRVKQAGFSLAPE